From Sediminispirochaeta bajacaliforniensis DSM 16054:
AACCGTTCGACATGGTCCTCTACAAAGAGTGCAGCACCTTCCAGAACCTTTAAAGATTCGTAGACACTGAAGTTGAAGAAAACCTCTCGTTGCGTTATCGGGACGACCGCTTCCTTCTCATCGATAAGCTGTCCATTGCGAATTGCGTACATACATTAGCTCCATTCCGGGAAGGAGACGTTTCCCCCCGAAAGTATGATGCCTACCCGTTTCCCGGTAAGCTCAGGCACTTTATTTTCAAGAAAGGCGGCAAGAGGAACTGCCGCCGAGGGCTCTACCACCAGTTTCATACGCTCCCATATGAGCCTCAGAGCATCGAGAATCGCTTGTTCCGATACGGTGACAATACCGGCCAGATGCTGTGAGAGGATGGAAAATGTATTGGGACCGAGGGCTGTTCGAAGCCCGTCGGCAATGGTATCCGTATGTTCCGGGCGAACCAGCTTTCCCGTGGTAAGGCTTCTCCACGCATCGTCGGCCTGTTCGGGTTCCACCCCGTACACCTTCAGGCCCGGATGAAAGAGGGCTGCGGCCCTGGCAGAGCCACTTGCAAGCCCTCCTCCTCCGACAGGCACAAGCACGGCCTCCAGCTCAGGTGCCTGCTCGAGTAATTCCAGCAAGGCGGTTCCCTGACCCGTGATAACCTTCAGGTTTTCGGAGGGATGGATGAAGGCAGCCCCGGTTTCTTCTATAACCTTCTTCAGCCCCGCTTCCCGCGCCTCAAGGGTTGGGGAGCAAAAACGCACCTTTCCTCCGTAGCCCTTTACCGCTGCAACCTTTACCGGCGGAGCGTTCTCCGGCATAACAATGTGAGCCGGTATCCCGGCCATCTTTGCCGCCAGGGCCACCGCCTGGGCGTGGTTGCCGGAGCTGTGGGTGGCCACGCCCCTGGCCGCTTCTTCTTTCGGCAGTGAAAACACAGCATTGATCGCTCCCCGAAATTTGAATGCCCCCACCTTTTGGAAGGATTCACATTTCCAGGCGATCTCTGCTTTACATATTGCATCAAGACTGCTCGACGTACATATCGGTGTCAGGTTTGCATAACGACGAATCAACCTGTGTGCAGCAACAAAATCCTGGGTATCGATCATATAAACTATACTATCCTTAGCTTCCTTTTCAATCAATCGCTATTCATTTTCTGGTTCGTCAATCTTCAATAAATAATATAGGAGAGTTAAAATATACCTTGACAACTATAGTGAATGAACGTACAATTTCCTCGAAAAATGTCGGTTTAATTGTGATATTGGGTACAATATCCAACAAAATAACCGTAAAAACAGTTTGTATTTATCAAAAAATGCGTTGTAAGGGGGACAAACGGTGAGTGACGAAAAGAAGCCCGATCAGCAGAGTACCGGGCAGAGTTCGATCCGCCGGTCGACTTCTTCCCGAAGTAGTGGGAGAAGTAGAAAGAAAAAGAAAAACCAACTGCCGATCGGCATTGCCGTTCTTGCGGTTGTGGTTCTTATCGCAATCCTGCTTGGAATGAAAAATGAATTGCTTGCATTTTTCTGGATTACGGGAATTGCTTTCGGGTATATCCTGCAGCGTGCTCGTTTCTGCTTCACCGCGGCCATGCGGGATCCAATGCTGACAGGTGGAACGAGTCTTACAAAGGCCGTATTGATAGCCTTTGCCTTTACCTCGATCGGTTTTATTGCGATTAAGTATGGGGCCTTTGCGCGGGGTTTACCGATTCCCGGGCAGGGATATGTGGTGCCCGTTAGCTTTGCGACGGTCGTCGGCTCTTTCATGTTCGGTATCGGGATGGTCATTGCGGGTGGCTGTGCCTCCGGTACCTTGATGCGTGTTGGCGAAGGATTTCTTATGCAGGTCCTTTCACTCTTTTTCTTTGTCATCGGTTCGCTGTGGGGGGCCCATGATTTCGGTTGGTGGAAACTTCATGTGATCATGAAGGGGAAGGCGATATTTCTGCCTGATCTGTTTGGATGGATCGGCGCAGTTATCATTCAGTTGCTTGTCATTGTGCTATTGTGGATAGCCGCGGACAAGTGGGAAAAACATAAAAACGCTTAAATTGCGGGAGGAATAGAACATGAAGGAAGTAGAACTTGATTGTTATGGTGAAGCTTGTCCGGTACCCCTGGTAAAGGCACAGAATAAATTGAAGGAACTTGAGGTTGGTGATGTGCTGATTGTCCAGCTTGACCATAGCTGTGCCATGAAGAATGTTCCCGAATGGGCACGCAAAGAGGGCCACAACGTCGAAGTCGAAGAGATTGACGACGGTGAGTGGGAAGTGGTCATTGAGAAGATGAAATAAACACCCGGAGGGTAGTCCTTTGGCAATTAAGGATAATGAGTATTACAAGAAATTTTTGAAAGAGGCGTGGCCCTATGTTACCGGCGCCGTGCTCCTTTCTCTTTTCCAGATTGTCACCCTCGCGGTAACCGGAAGCCCCTGGGGGGTTTCCGGCATCCTTGCAAACTGGGGCGCATGGCTCTATCAGGCCGTCGGCGGCAGTGTGGATAAATGGTACTATTTTGCAAGCGAAGGGGCCCAGCGGACCCTTGAGAACGGAATCTTGAACCACGGCGGAAGCATGCGTAATTTCGGCATCATTTTCGGAGCACTTCTTGCCACCTTGCTTGCATCCGGTTTCAAGATCAAGAAGATTAAGTCATGGAAGCAGGTTGTTGCCGCAATTCTCGGTGGCCTTTTGATGGGCTACGGTGCCCGAATCGGCTTTGGTTGTAATATTGGTGCACTTTTTAGTGGTATTGCCTCTTTCAGCCTTTCCGGTTGGGTCTATGCCGTGTTCCTTTTTATTGGGGCGATGGTGGGCAGTAAGCTTCTTGTGAAATTTTTCATGTGATAGTAAAACGAAAGGACAGCAGCATATGCGAGAAAAAAAGCGTGAACAATACGATGTTGTGATCATTGGAGGTGGAGCCGCAGGCCTTACCGCCGGAATCTACTGCGGGAGGGCACGCCTTAAAACCCTGATTATTGAAAAAGCCCTCGTTGGTGGTTTGGCTACCTATACCAACGAGATTGCGAACTTTCCCGGTTTTCCCGAACCTCTACCGGGCCTTGATCTGATGAACCTTTTTAAAAAGCAGGCCGAAGGTTTCGGAGTCAAATTCAAGGGAACAGATGTCAAGAGTGTGAATTTCGAGGGTGACGTGAAAATCGTCGAGACCTTCAGAAACATCTTTGAAGCAAAGGCTGTTATTGTAGCGGCCGGAGGACGCCCCCGGGTTACTACTGCCAAAAATGAAGAAAAGTATCTTTTCGATAAGGGCATTAGTTTTTGTGCAACCTGTGATGCCGCCGCCAATACCGATAAAACCGTCATGGTAATCGGAAGCGGTGATGCCGCTATCGAAGAAGGCATGTTTCTTACCAAATTTGCAAAGAAAGTTATTGTTTCCGTTATTCATGACGAAGGCAAGATGGACTGTAACGAGATTGCCAGGGAGCAGGCGCTTTCGAATCCAAAGATGGAGTTTAAATGGAACACCCTTGCCGATTCTTTCGAAGGGGAGGAGCAGCTTGAGCGTGTCGTTCTGAAAAACCTCAAAACCGGAGAACTTGATCCGGTGGCCGTTGATACCTGCTTCGAATTTATCGGCTATCTGCCCAATACCGAGATCTTTGAAAACATCCTGAAACTGAGCAAGCAGAAATATGTCATCACCAACGAAAGGATGGAGACGGGAATCCCCGGTGTTTTTGCGGCCGGTGATGTGCGGGAAAAGGAACTCAAACAGGTTTCTACCGCCGTGGGCGATGGTGCCATTGCCGGTGTCGGAGCGGAAAAATATATCGCCGAAACCGAAATGTTTGAAAAGCAGATCATGCAGAAAGAAAAGGTCGGCTTGATCTATGTTTACTCCGCCATCAATGCACCAAGTCGTGAATTGCTCCCTGTTCTCCAGGAGACCGCCGAGAGCTATGATGGTAAGATCAAGATGAATGTGATTGATCTCTATAAGGGGAAGACCCTCTGCGATAGGCTTAGCTGCGATATTGAGCCCATGACCATTTTTTATACGAAAAACGGAGAGGTCGCGGCCGTTAGTACCGATTGCTCGACGCCGGCGGTAAAAAAACAGTTGGATGCACTTTTGGCATAGATGCCGACTGCTTTAACTGTTTTCCGACCCCCAAAAAAACAGCCCGGCAAGCATGCACGGGCTGTTTTTTTGTTTCTTTTATGATTATGCCGCCTGTACCTTTATCTTCCGGGGTTTTACCTCCGGAAGTTTTTCAAGGATGATGGTAAGAATTCCGCTGTTGAAGGACCCGCTTATCTTTTCGCTATCTACATCCTTGGGAAGCACGAAACTTCGAGAAAAGGAGCGTTCCCTTCGCTCTCTGATAAGATAGTTTGGGGCCTTGTTTTCCTCTTTCTCCCGATTCGTTTCATCCTCTTCTGATCTCTGTGAACCGATGGTCAGAACCCTGTCGTCGATTTTTACCTCAACCTCGTTTTCACTCAGCCCGGGAAGTTCCGCTTCGAGCCGGTACTGATCGGGCTCCTCAATGATATTAACAGCAGGACCATTCTGCAGCCACCGATCGTTCGGGGTGAAAATGGAATTAAGCATCGTGTCGAAATCAAAGGCCGGTTTGTAATTGATCATGTATCTCATTGTAACTCCTCCGTTTACAAGAATGTTCTTTACACAGTATATAAAGCATGAACCGTGCCAAAAATAATATAAAAATAGAAATCATTTATTTACTTGTAATATAAATAATTACGTAGTATCTCTTGCTCTTTGACATGTTTTCGTATAATGAATTGTGTCATAATTACACAATGTGTCGTTATTGCCTATTTGTTGGGTCAAAATGGCTTTACTGCTATTTCAAGGGTCGGGGTGATGGGCCTATATGCCTGCCACCCCTTCGATAGATAGAATGGTTTTGAGGATAAAGCTATTGATCGGAAGATCAAGTCCCTCTTCTTTGCCGAGTTTCAGGAGAATTCCGGCAAACATCTCAACTTCCGTTTTTCGCCCCGCTTCAACATCCTGGAGCATCGATGTCTTATTATCGGGCCCCAGGCTATCCAGAACCGTATACCAAGCAGCGATATCCGTCTCATCGAGTCCTATTCCCTTCTTTTGCGCAACAAGAACGACCTCTTTCATGGTATCATTCATTAAGGCGTGTGCCGGACTTTTGCGGTCCTGGAAAAAACGGTACGATGCTCCGGTGATCGCCGATATCTGGTTCACTCCGATATTGATCATGAACTTCCACCAAAGCGATTTTAGGATATCATCCGAGACCTCAAGACCGATGCCCGATCCACGACAAACGGTTTCGATCTTTCCGATATCCCGATCTTCTTGAACGTCCGTTCGCCCTTTTTCTGGCCTTCCAATGACAAGCCTTCCGCATGTTGTATAATGCACCTTCCCATTTTCTCGCAGGGCATCCATACCGAGCGCGACACAGTGAACAACATGGTTCTGGCCCAAACGGGCGGCAATAATTTCTTCACTATCGACTCCGTTCATAACCGATATAATGGTGGTTTGTTCCCCCACAAAGGGAAGGGCCGAAGCAAGAGCCTCTTGCAGATGATGATATTTAAGGGACACAATGAGGAGGTCGGCAGGAGAGCCTTCATTCGGTTCCCTGACTTCGGCTCGGAGCTTTGCCCCATTTACTGTAGGTAAGGCCTTTTTGAGTCGTTTCGCTCGATCCCCATCGGCAATAAAGAAACAACTGTTCGACGGCACCTTCGACAGCTCGTAAGCATAAAGCGATCCGAGCGCACCTGCTCCCAAAATGGCTATCCGTGTCACATGAATCCTCCGTATCAATAAACTCCCCTGCAGTATACACAATGACGTGTGGTCGGAAAACCTTGATGTCCGCTACTGTTTCGAATCCTGGTGATGGTTCATTGGTGGATCCTTACCAATTATTAACACCCTCTTCATAGAGTTATGATTCTAAACCCTTATCAAAGATAACAATGAGTATTGCCAAGAAGATTGTCCTCGGTTCTTTGCTCATCGTTATGATTATGGGAACGGCGTCGGTCGCCACCACCATCAGATTGCAAAAGGCTGCAATTTCAATCCGTGAGGTTGCAGAGCTTGGTGACTGGCGATTACTCGGAGAACAATACAGGGCTCAGGTCTATCGCCTTTTGAGTTCCGCACAGTCACTGCTTCTTCGCGAGGACGAAAGGATTCCTGCGGATGATGTGATGGCATTGCGTCTTTCCGTAAGCGAAATACGAAAACTCCATACCACCCTTGCAAAGGTTTCTTCTGAAATACCGCAGCTGCGGCCTGAGGTATCGGCTCTTTCCGATGAAGCAATCTCCTATATCGATCGCATCGACAAAGAGGTCATTCTCAGGCTTTTCGCCCGGGAACGTGTTGACCCCAAGATCGTAGAGTCGATTGCTCATGATAATATTGATACCCTTGAAGTCAAATTGAGGGATCTTGAAGGCGCAATTAGGACGATCATTGTTGATCGAACCACAGATGAGGAGCGTCAGGCTGCAGCAGGTATACACTGGACAGTGGGGGGCCTTGTACTCACGCTTTTATGTGTGATGCTTATTACGTTTGTCTTGACGAAATCGATAGCAGGTCCGGTTAAGAAGATGGGAATGTTACTCTCATCGCTTGCCGATGGTGGTGCCGATCTTGCTTTGCGTCTTCCCGATCGTGGAAACGATGAGATAGCCCGTATGGGAGGAAGCTTTAATCAATTTATGGAATCCCTGACGGAGATGGTGTCTCAGCTTTCCGGTACTGTTTCCGAGGGTGTTTTTATTGGTGAAACCCTTCAAAAGATTACCCAACAGGAACAAGAAGCGGCTTTTGTGCTTCGCAACGGGCTCAATCGGGTAGAATGCAACCACGAAACACTTGGTGAGCGTATACAAAATACACTTGGCGGCGCACGATCTATTCGTGATCTTTCCGGCGATATCGCCGGGCAGCTCGGCTTGCAACATGAGCATATCAACACAACAATGGAACAGACTACCATCCTTGTTTCCGATATTACCATGCTGTCGGAAAGGAGTCTTGCCGGTATCGAACTGCTTGGTCTCTTTTCCCGAAACCTCGAACAGGGTATGAACTCTCTTTCTCGATTTGAAGAGGTGGCGGGAAAGACAATGGATGCTCTGGACAGGATGGGATCGTCTCTTTCCGCCATTGAAGATATAGCAGGACAAACAGATGTTCTTGCTATTAATGCCGCCATAGAGGCTGCTAATGCAGGAGAAGCCGGTAAGGGATTCGGTGTGGTTTCGACCCATATCCGTTCTCTTTCAGAAGAGGTCGGGAAGGGGGTCGGCAGAATCTTGGAGAGGCTTTCGGAAGCGAAAGAGAGCCTTACAACGATGAGGGCATTAATCGTCACCAACAGTGGTATTTTTTCCCAGCTCGAGGCATCGGCGGATAAGGTTGTTGCCACATTTCAGGAGATGCATCAAAAACTCGGCGTTGTGGCGGAATCCGGGGAAAGTGTCGGTGTCCAGACCCATCAACTGACGGAACGGGCGCGATCAATTGAACGGATGGCCATGTCTGCCGATGCAAATGCCGCAAAAATTGTTCAGGAATTTGAATCGATGAAAGAAAAGGGTTCGGGGATTGAAAATGATCTTACAGAGATGGTCGCCCAAGCTGCTGGCCTTGAGCATCACGCAGCAATGTTATTGGAAAGTTCCAGTCGAAACGCTTCCGTTGCCGACACCCTTTCGGGGCTCATCGGCAAATTCACCTTTCCCGAACTCGATGGCCAGGGAGCGAAAGAGCAGACGGGGTAGTCGCCGGTAGTGTTCGGAATGTTGGTGGTGGTGCAAAGCACTCTGTCATCACCAGGATTAGGAACACCATCTATCCAGTAATAAGCCGTTTACGCCGTTCCCCTGTTTTCGGGTCATACGCAACAGAACGAACCTGTACCCTTTTCCATCCTGCTTTTGTGAGCTCGTCGCAATAGGCAATACACTGGTCGAGCTCCTGCAGAATTTCCTTGTAAGCATCGTTGCCCAGACGATAGGGAATGTAATGATCGAAGGCGCCGGTGAGGTTTTCCCTCATTGCCTCGGCGGATTTTTTGGTTCGCTTGATCGGGTAGCTTTTTCCTTTCCGAAAGGGGTCCATATCCTTTCGTGCATGTTTCCACATGGGACGAAAAAGATTTGGTTTGTGGACAAATTGGGCGAGGGCCGGCATTGCCGATGGCGTGGGTACCGGTTTTTTCGGTTCCTTGGCTTGCTCCGGCATGATGAATTCAAAGGAGTATAGTTCCCGCGCCCATCGGCTGTATCGTTCCTGCTCTTCCGGTTCGAGGAGGGCAAAGATCTTATCGGCAAGTTCCCTGGACACCTTTTCCAGGCGTTCTGCCCGCTCTCGCTTATTTCCTTCATGGCTGATCGGCGGTATCACTTCGCCGAATCTAAGGACCAATTTGGGCTTACCGAAAAAGAATGCCGCGCGCCCCTTTAAATAGGCGCCGCTTATTCCTGCAGGCAGCATCGGCGCACCGGTGAGTTGGGAAAAATAGAGGGCCCCTACCTTGTTTTCAAAATTTCTTTTTTCCCACATTCCGCCCGATGGAAACATGAGTACGGCGCGTTTTGCCTTGAGATGATGCATGATGGTATTCATTCCCGTTCTGTCGGTATACCCACGTTTGATGAGTGTCATTCCGTACAGCTTCATCATTGCCAGTTTCATGAATTCGACACGAAAATCACCTGGGCCGACCATCTCAATATCGCGTGGAAACAATCCGAGGATCATCGGACCGTCGAGATTTGAAAGATGATTCGGCAATACCAGGAGTGGACCGTTATCAGGTACATGCTCTATGCCTTCAATGGTCAGGTCCACATGATGGTGAAAGAACCAATGTAGTATTCGCTTTGCGAAGCGGCGTCTGAGGCGTAAAAGCTTTCCCTGGAAGGTTTGGCGGTGCGCAACATCGATGTTGTCTGGAATCATAGAGTTCCTCAATGGAAGTAATATATAAGGTATTGTGGCTATCAGCGGATGAGTTGTCAACTCAAAGGGCCTGTTAGAATTTTGTTAAGATATGGTACTGATAATTGCTTCCTTGAGGAAAGCAAGAAAGAGCCGTACAATCGTGGACATGAAAAAGCGCAATTACATCGCTTACGGTTTAGGCGATCTATACGGCGGTGGTTCCTTTTTTATCATAAGTACCTTTTCCATGTATTTTCTGATCAATGTAGCGGGACTTAATCCTCTTCTCGCCGGCCTGGTACCTGGTTTCGGAAAGATCTGGGATTCTGTTTCAGATCCGCTTATGGGGTATATAAGCGATCACACAAAGAGCCGTTTGGGGCGTAGGCGAGTTTTCTTCCTCATTGCCATACTTCCCATTGCCGTTACATTTACCCTCCTGTGGCTGCCCGTTTCATTTTCCGGTCAGCTTACCACGTTCCTCTATTATGTCTTTGCGTATCTCTTTTTCTACAGCTGTTCGACCATGGTTTTGGTCCCCTATTCGGCCTTGAGTGCGGAAATGACCTTGGATTTTACCGAACGTAATCGTCTGACCGGCACCAGAATGGTCTTTTCCATGATCGCAACGCTGATCGGCGGGGTTGTGGTTCAACCTCTGATCAATGCCTTTCCTAGTCAGGAACATGGACATCTTGTAATGGGGCTTGTTTTCGGTATCTTTTTTGCGGTTCCCTATCTTTTTGTATTTCTTGGAACCTGGGAGCTTCCCGTTATCCAAAAGCCTCTTGACAAAGGAAAATCTGTTTTTCGGAATTTCGGTTCGATCTATCAAAATCGCTCCTTTCGCATTCATATCATTATGTATATCTGCTCGTATGCCGCCATGGATATTCTGATGGCTTGGCTGAAATTCTATCTGATAGACTATCTGCGTAGACCCGATTTCATAACCGTTGGGCTTGGGACGATTCTTGTGAGTCAGATGGCAGCGCTCCCTCTATATGTTGGATTGGCCGATAAACGGGGACACGCAGTTTCTTACCGGATGGGATTAATGCTTTGGGGCCTCGCCATTGCTATGATGGCGTTTCAAACGCCCGATGGTTCCGTTGTCGTCTTATTTCTAAATTGTCTGCTGATCGGTGGCGGGATGTCCGCCGGGGTTGTCATTCCCTTCCAGCTGCTTCCCTTTGTTACCGATGTGGACACCCTGATGACCGGTGAACATCGTGCCGGTACCTACGCAGGTGCCATGACCCTTATCAGAAAGCTCATACAGGGAGCCTTTGTCCTGCCAATGCTTGGCCTGTTGCTCAATAGTATTGGTTACACCCCGCATCCCGCCGATGTTGAACTCGTGCAATCTGCCTCGACGATTTTCTGGCTCAGGGGCCTTTTCATTGCGTTCCCCCTGTTGCTCATTCTTGTGGGTATCAAAGCGAGTACCCGTTTCCCTATTACACCCGAAAGTCATGCCCTTCTTCGTTCCGAATTAGAGAGAGTAGAAGCGGGCGGAAGGCGGGAGGATGCCTCAGAACGGACAAAGGCGATATGCATGCAGCTTACCGGAAAACCCTATTAGGCAGGAATTACAGTTTTTTTAGTTGCTTAAGCATGAAGAGCTTGTTTGTTTCTACATATTGCTTCAGCTCCTCAAAATCATCTTTCATTTCCGTATCAGAGCCCGAAAGGACCAATACATTTGCCCGCCATCGGTACCAGAGGTAGTGGCGTT
This genomic window contains:
- a CDS encoding pyridoxal-phosphate dependent enzyme — translated: MIDTQDFVAAHRLIRRYANLTPICTSSSLDAICKAEIAWKCESFQKVGAFKFRGAINAVFSLPKEEAARGVATHSSGNHAQAVALAAKMAGIPAHIVMPENAPPVKVAAVKGYGGKVRFCSPTLEAREAGLKKVIEETGAAFIHPSENLKVITGQGTALLELLEQAPELEAVLVPVGGGGLASGSARAAALFHPGLKVYGVEPEQADDAWRSLTTGKLVRPEHTDTIADGLRTALGPNTFSILSQHLAGIVTVSEQAILDALRLIWERMKLVVEPSAAVPLAAFLENKVPELTGKRVGIILSGGNVSFPEWS
- a CDS encoding YeeE/YedE thiosulfate transporter family protein, with the protein product MSDEKKPDQQSTGQSSIRRSTSSRSSGRSRKKKKNQLPIGIAVLAVVVLIAILLGMKNELLAFFWITGIAFGYILQRARFCFTAAMRDPMLTGGTSLTKAVLIAFAFTSIGFIAIKYGAFARGLPIPGQGYVVPVSFATVVGSFMFGIGMVIAGGCASGTLMRVGEGFLMQVLSLFFFVIGSLWGAHDFGWWKLHVIMKGKAIFLPDLFGWIGAVIIQLLVIVLLWIAADKWEKHKNA
- a CDS encoding sulfurtransferase TusA family protein; translated protein: MKEVELDCYGEACPVPLVKAQNKLKELEVGDVLIVQLDHSCAMKNVPEWARKEGHNVEVEEIDDGEWEVVIEKMK
- a CDS encoding YeeE/YedE thiosulfate transporter family protein, whose translation is MAIKDNEYYKKFLKEAWPYVTGAVLLSLFQIVTLAVTGSPWGVSGILANWGAWLYQAVGGSVDKWYYFASEGAQRTLENGILNHGGSMRNFGIIFGALLATLLASGFKIKKIKSWKQVVAAILGGLLMGYGARIGFGCNIGALFSGIASFSLSGWVYAVFLFIGAMVGSKLLVKFFM
- a CDS encoding FAD-dependent oxidoreductase, with the translated sequence MREKKREQYDVVIIGGGAAGLTAGIYCGRARLKTLIIEKALVGGLATYTNEIANFPGFPEPLPGLDLMNLFKKQAEGFGVKFKGTDVKSVNFEGDVKIVETFRNIFEAKAVIVAAGGRPRVTTAKNEEKYLFDKGISFCATCDAAANTDKTVMVIGSGDAAIEEGMFLTKFAKKVIVSVIHDEGKMDCNEIAREQALSNPKMEFKWNTLADSFEGEEQLERVVLKNLKTGELDPVAVDTCFEFIGYLPNTEIFENILKLSKQKYVITNERMETGIPGVFAAGDVREKELKQVSTAVGDGAIAGVGAEKYIAETEMFEKQIMQKEKVGLIYVYSAINAPSRELLPVLQETAESYDGKIKMNVIDLYKGKTLCDRLSCDIEPMTIFYTKNGEVAAVSTDCSTPAVKKQLDALLA
- a CDS encoding Hsp20/alpha crystallin family protein codes for the protein MRYMINYKPAFDFDTMLNSIFTPNDRWLQNGPAVNIIEEPDQYRLEAELPGLSENEVEVKIDDRVLTIGSQRSEEDETNREKEENKAPNYLIRERRERSFSRSFVLPKDVDSEKISGSFNSGILTIILEKLPEVKPRKIKVQAA
- a CDS encoding ketopantoate reductase family protein, yielding MTRIAILGAGALGSLYAYELSKVPSNSCFFIADGDRAKRLKKALPTVNGAKLRAEVREPNEGSPADLLIVSLKYHHLQEALASALPFVGEQTTIISVMNGVDSEEIIAARLGQNHVVHCVALGMDALRENGKVHYTTCGRLVIGRPEKGRTDVQEDRDIGKIETVCRGSGIGLEVSDDILKSLWWKFMINIGVNQISAITGASYRFFQDRKSPAHALMNDTMKEVVLVAQKKGIGLDETDIAAWYTVLDSLGPDNKTSMLQDVEAGRKTEVEMFAGILLKLGKEEGLDLPINSFILKTILSIEGVAGI
- a CDS encoding methyl-accepting chemotaxis protein, with translation MSIAKKIVLGSLLIVMIMGTASVATTIRLQKAAISIREVAELGDWRLLGEQYRAQVYRLLSSAQSLLLREDERIPADDVMALRLSVSEIRKLHTTLAKVSSEIPQLRPEVSALSDEAISYIDRIDKEVILRLFARERVDPKIVESIAHDNIDTLEVKLRDLEGAIRTIIVDRTTDEERQAAAGIHWTVGGLVLTLLCVMLITFVLTKSIAGPVKKMGMLLSSLADGGADLALRLPDRGNDEIARMGGSFNQFMESLTEMVSQLSGTVSEGVFIGETLQKITQQEQEAAFVLRNGLNRVECNHETLGERIQNTLGGARSIRDLSGDIAGQLGLQHEHINTTMEQTTILVSDITMLSERSLAGIELLGLFSRNLEQGMNSLSRFEEVAGKTMDALDRMGSSLSAIEDIAGQTDVLAINAAIEAANAGEAGKGFGVVSTHIRSLSEEVGKGVGRILERLSEAKESLTTMRALIVTNSGIFSQLEASADKVVATFQEMHQKLGVVAESGESVGVQTHQLTERARSIERMAMSADANAAKIVQEFESMKEKGSGIENDLTEMVAQAAGLEHHAAMLLESSSRNASVADTLSGLIGKFTFPELDGQGAKEQTG
- a CDS encoding lysophospholipid acyltransferase family protein, whose amino-acid sequence is MIPDNIDVAHRQTFQGKLLRLRRRFAKRILHWFFHHHVDLTIEGIEHVPDNGPLLVLPNHLSNLDGPMILGLFPRDIEMVGPGDFRVEFMKLAMMKLYGMTLIKRGYTDRTGMNTIMHHLKAKRAVLMFPSGGMWEKRNFENKVGALYFSQLTGAPMLPAGISGAYLKGRAAFFFGKPKLVLRFGEVIPPISHEGNKRERAERLEKVSRELADKIFALLEPEEQERYSRWARELYSFEFIMPEQAKEPKKPVPTPSAMPALAQFVHKPNLFRPMWKHARKDMDPFRKGKSYPIKRTKKSAEAMRENLTGAFDHYIPYRLGNDAYKEILQELDQCIAYCDELTKAGWKRVQVRSVAYDPKTGERRKRLITG
- a CDS encoding MFS transporter, with translation MKKRNYIAYGLGDLYGGGSFFIISTFSMYFLINVAGLNPLLAGLVPGFGKIWDSVSDPLMGYISDHTKSRLGRRRVFFLIAILPIAVTFTLLWLPVSFSGQLTTFLYYVFAYLFFYSCSTMVLVPYSALSAEMTLDFTERNRLTGTRMVFSMIATLIGGVVVQPLINAFPSQEHGHLVMGLVFGIFFAVPYLFVFLGTWELPVIQKPLDKGKSVFRNFGSIYQNRSFRIHIIMYICSYAAMDILMAWLKFYLIDYLRRPDFITVGLGTILVSQMAALPLYVGLADKRGHAVSYRMGLMLWGLAIAMMAFQTPDGSVVVLFLNCLLIGGGMSAGVVIPFQLLPFVTDVDTLMTGEHRAGTYAGAMTLIRKLIQGAFVLPMLGLLLNSIGYTPHPADVELVQSASTIFWLRGLFIAFPLLLILVGIKASTRFPITPESHALLRSELERVEAGGRREDASERTKAICMQLTGKPY